The sequence GTTTGATGGCGGGGTCGCTCCCGTGTGCCCGGGAGCGGCGGCGCGACACAGCGGATCGACGAGGGGCGGAACCCAGGGTGAGTGCGTCAGGCACTGCGGCGGCCGGACAGGTCGAGCACATGCTGCGCCAGGTGACACCCGGGCGCTACGACGCCTATGAGGCGCTGCTGGCGGCCCTCGCCGACGGCCGGATCTGGATGCTCCTCTGGCACGGCACGGCCGGTTCGCCGGACGCCCAGTACGGGAACATGGAGATCGACGGCCTCGGATACGCGCCGTGCGTGACCTCCGCCCAGGAGCTCTCCGCCAGCGGCTGGAACCGCGCCCACGAGCTCGTCACCGGCCGCGACATCGCCCGCGCGCTGTTCCCCGACCGCTGGGGCATCTGGCTCAACCCGCACGCCCCGGGCGGCGGTGTCGGGATCCCCTGGTTGGACCTGCGCCGCATCGCCACCGGCCTCGACCGGCTGCCCGCGGGGCCGCTGCGGCTCTCCGAGCCCGCCGTCGAGATCCCCCAGTTCTACGCACTGCTCACGCAGAACGCCCACCGCACCCCGGCGGTCCGCTCGCTGCGCCGCGCCTGGGTGCACCCCGCCATCGGCGTCCCGTACCTCGCGATCGGTCTCGACCTCTACGACACGGGCCGCGCGTCCGTCGACGCGGTCCGCGAGATGATGCGGCAGTCGATCGGAGCGGTCCCCGACGGGCTGCCCGTCTCCACCGTCGCCATGTCCGACGAGTACGACCCGGTCGCGATGTGGCTGCGCGCCAACTCCCGTCCGTTCTACGACCGCGAGGCGCACGCCCCGGCAGGCCCGCCGCCCGCGGCCGTTCCCGGCTACGGATATCCGCCGGCCACGGGCCCGGCCCCCCGCGCGTACTGACCGGACGCCGTCCGGCACATCCCGACCGGTCCACGACGCCCGGCACGGGCGACCGCGGCGCTGCTGCCGCGGCCGGCGGACAGCCTCCCGCACACCCGCCGGGCCACTCCGTACGTCCACCCAAATAGCCACCCAATCAACCCGGTTGGGCGGCATGTCCGTTCTGGTGGACTAGTGGCGGAGACCTCCGCTCAGAAGATCAAGGCGTCCGGATAACGGAAGCCCTCTGACCGCATCACGTTTGAGCAAACATTCCCCTTCAGGGCTGGCGGGTGATCGCAAAGTCGCTGAAGACTCCACGCAGCAGGTGGTCCCGGCCTGGCGCGCGCTGCTCTGAACAGACGCTCACAGCAGTGGTTTCCGCCGCAACGTGACCACATGCGTGACGTTTTGTACGAGCCGCTACAGCGGCGGTCATGGGCCGGCCACCGTCGGCCGAGAGGGGTCTCCAGCGTAATGACGGCACCTATCGAGACCACCGGGGCGGATGCGAAGCCCGAAGCGGTGCTGGAAGGCGCCGGGCGCAAGCAGATCGAAGGCCGGTCGCTCGGCCGGATCGCCTGGACCCGCTTCAAGCGGGACAAGGTGGCCATGGCCGGTGGCATCGTCGTGGTGCTGCTCGTCCTCGTCGCCGTCCTGTCCAAGCCGCTCCAGTCCCTCCTCGGACTCGATCCCAACGCGTTCAACCAGGATCTGGTCGACCCCACGCTGCTGGCGCCCAAGGGCAGCTTCGGCGGCATCAGTTGGGATCACCCCCTCGGTGTCGAGCCGCAGACCGGCCGCGACATCCTGGCCCGGATCATCGAAGGATCCTGGGTCTCGCTGGTGGTCGCCGCCGGGTCCACGCTCCTGTCCGTCGTCATCGGCGTGGTGATGGGTGTCGTGGCGGGCTTCTACGGCGGCTGGGTGGACAGCTTCATCAGCCGGCTGATGGACACCTTCCTGGCGTTCCCGCTGCTGCTCTTCGCGATCTCCATCTCGGCCTCGCTCCAGGGCAGCGCGTTCGGCCTGGAAGGTCTCACGCTCCGGATCGCCGTGCTGATCTTCGTGATCGGCTTCTTCAGCTGGCCCTACATCGGCCGCATCGTCCGCGCGCAGACCCTGTCGCTGCGCGAGCGGGAGTTCGTGGAGGCCGCCAGGTCGCTGGGCGCACGCGGCCCCTTCATCCTGTTCCGGGAGCTGCTGCCCAACCTGATCGCGCCGATCCTCGTGTACGCGACGCTGCTGATCCCCACCAACATCCTCTTCGAGGCGGCGCTGAGCTTCCTCGGCGTCGGCATCTCGCCGCCGCAGGCGTCCTGGGGCGGCATGCTCACCCAGGCGGTCGATCTCTACGAGGTCGACCCGATGTTCATGGTCATTCCCGGTATGGCGATCTTCATCACCGTGCTGGCCTTCAATCTGCTGGGGGACGGGCTGCGCGACGCACTCGACCCTCGTGGCAAGTAATCGCGGCCTTGCCGCACCCGACTAACGAGGGGGCTTTCCTCAGCATGCAGAACAGAAAGACAGCGACGGCGATAGCCGTTGCCGTAGCGGTCGCACTCGGCGCTTCGGCCTGCAGCAGCAGTGACTCGGACAGCGGCGGCGGCAGCGGCGGCGGCAGTGCCAAGGCGGACGCCGGTCTGACCACCATCGTCAACAAGACCGACAAGAAGGGGGGGACGGTCACCTTCGAGCACTCCAGTGGCCCGGACTCCCTCGACCCCGGCAACACGTACTACGGCTGGGTGCAGAACTTCGCCCGCCTGTACGGCCGTTCGCTGGTGACCTTCAAGCCGGCCGCCGGCAAGGAGAGCCTGGAGGTCGTTCCCGACCTCGCGACGGGCCTCGGCAAGGCGAGCGCGGACGCCAAGACCTGGACGTACACGCTCCGCAAGGGCGTGAAGTTCGAGGACGGCACCGAGGTCACTGCCAAGGACGTCAAGTACGCCATCGAGCGCTCCAACTTCGCGCCGGAGGCCCTGTCCAACGGCCCGACGTACTTCAAGGCCTACCTCGACGGCGGCGACAAGTACAAGGGTCCGTACAAGGACAAGTCGGCCGAGGGTCTCAAGTCCATCGAGACGCCGGACGACTACACGATCATCTTCCACCTGAACAAGCCGTTCGCGGACATGGACTACCTCGCCGCCTTCTCGCAGACCGCTCCGGTCCCGCAGAAGGCCGACAAGGGCGCCACCTACGTCCAGAAGATCGTCTCGTCGGGCCCGTACAAGTTCTCCTCGTACAGCGAGAGCCGCGGCGCGACCCTGGTCCGCAACCCCGAGTGGGACCAGAAGAACGACCCGATCCGCAAGGCTCTGCCGGACAAGATCGAGCTCAAGTTCAACGTCAACGCGACGACGCTCGACGAGCACCTGCTCAGCGACACGATCACCTCGGACGTCAACGGCACGGGCCTGCAGTCCAAGACCCAGCCCAAGGTCCTCGTGAAGGCCGATGAGAAGGCCAAGACGGACAACCCGTACGCGGGTGCGCTCCAGTACCTGGCGCTGAACGTCAACGTGGAGCCGTTCAACAACATCGAGTGCCGCAAGGCCGTCCAGTACATCACCGACAAGCGGAGCATGGTCGACGCGATCGGCGGCTCCGTCAAGGGTGACCCGGCGTCCACGGTCATCCCGCCCACCGTCGCCGGTTACAAGAAGTTCGACCTGTACCCGACCGCGGAGAGCAAGGGCGACGTCAAGAAGGCCAAGGAGCACCTGGCCAAGTGCGGTAAGCCGGGCGGCTTCAAGACCACGCTGACCGCGCGGTCCGACCGCCCCGACGAGGTCACCGCGGCCACGCAGCTCCAGAACAGCCTGAAGCAGATCGGCATCGTCGCCGAGATCAAGCAGTTCCCGGGCGACAAGTACTTCACCGACTTCGCCGGTGTCCCGACCTGGGTCCACAAGAACAACGCGGGCATGATGATGATGGCCTGGGGCGCCGACTGGCCGACCGGCTTCGGCTTCCTCGACCAGATCGTCAACGGCACCGCCATCAAGCCCTCCGGTGGCACCAACCTGATGGAGCTCAACGACAAGGGCATCAACGAGGCCCTGGTCAAGGGCATCGGCACGGTGGACACCACGGCGCGCAACGCCGCCTGGGGCGAGGTCGACCAGAAGGTCATGGAGAACGCCTCGGTCGTGCCGCTCTTCTACC is a genomic window of Streptomyces sp. NBC_01237 containing:
- a CDS encoding enhanced serine sensitivity protein SseB C-terminal domain-containing protein, with amino-acid sequence MLRQVTPGRYDAYEALLAALADGRIWMLLWHGTAGSPDAQYGNMEIDGLGYAPCVTSAQELSASGWNRAHELVTGRDIARALFPDRWGIWLNPHAPGGGVGIPWLDLRRIATGLDRLPAGPLRLSEPAVEIPQFYALLTQNAHRTPAVRSLRRAWVHPAIGVPYLAIGLDLYDTGRASVDAVREMMRQSIGAVPDGLPVSTVAMSDEYDPVAMWLRANSRPFYDREAHAPAGPPPAAVPGYGYPPATGPAPRAY
- a CDS encoding ABC transporter permease: MTAPIETTGADAKPEAVLEGAGRKQIEGRSLGRIAWTRFKRDKVAMAGGIVVVLLVLVAVLSKPLQSLLGLDPNAFNQDLVDPTLLAPKGSFGGISWDHPLGVEPQTGRDILARIIEGSWVSLVVAAGSTLLSVVIGVVMGVVAGFYGGWVDSFISRLMDTFLAFPLLLFAISISASLQGSAFGLEGLTLRIAVLIFVIGFFSWPYIGRIVRAQTLSLREREFVEAARSLGARGPFILFRELLPNLIAPILVYATLLIPTNILFEAALSFLGVGISPPQASWGGMLTQAVDLYEVDPMFMVIPGMAIFITVLAFNLLGDGLRDALDPRGK
- a CDS encoding ABC transporter substrate-binding protein gives rise to the protein MQNRKTATAIAVAVAVALGASACSSSDSDSGGGSGGGSAKADAGLTTIVNKTDKKGGTVTFEHSSGPDSLDPGNTYYGWVQNFARLYGRSLVTFKPAAGKESLEVVPDLATGLGKASADAKTWTYTLRKGVKFEDGTEVTAKDVKYAIERSNFAPEALSNGPTYFKAYLDGGDKYKGPYKDKSAEGLKSIETPDDYTIIFHLNKPFADMDYLAAFSQTAPVPQKADKGATYVQKIVSSGPYKFSSYSESRGATLVRNPEWDQKNDPIRKALPDKIELKFNVNATTLDEHLLSDTITSDVNGTGLQSKTQPKVLVKADEKAKTDNPYAGALQYLALNVNVEPFNNIECRKAVQYITDKRSMVDAIGGSVKGDPASTVIPPTVAGYKKFDLYPTAESKGDVKKAKEHLAKCGKPGGFKTTLTARSDRPDEVTAATQLQNSLKQIGIVAEIKQFPGDKYFTDFAGVPTWVHKNNAGMMMMAWGADWPTGFGFLDQIVNGTAIKPSGGTNLMELNDKGINEALVKGIGTVDTTARNAAWGEVDQKVMENASVVPLFYRKNLLYRPDSAANVTVTDAYLGMYDYVLLTSTK